One Tachypleus tridentatus isolate NWPU-2018 chromosome 3, ASM421037v1, whole genome shotgun sequence DNA window includes the following coding sequences:
- the LOC143246682 gene encoding chromatin accessibility complex protein 1-like codes for MAHLTNNVNSKIKKRKMEGSSKASKHGSFPTSRIRMIMRSSPDVTSISPDSVTLISKAAELFVTYLAQQAHCRNTDKMEIDYSDLAEIVNTQDHLEFLLDIIPRKIQIAEYLEILKKVEKQEEDERQELDI; via the exons ATGGCGCATCTAACAAATAATGTAAActcgaaaattaaaaaaaggaaaatggaaGGCTCGAGTAAGGCTTCAAAACATGGCTCATTTCCAACGTCAAGAATTAGAATGATCATGAGAAGTTCTCCCGATGTTACTAGCATCAGTCCTGATTCAGTTACTCTGATATCCAAAGCAGCA gAACTCTTTGTTACCTATCTGGCTCAGCAAGCTCATTGCCGAAATACAGACAAAATGGAGATTGATTATAGTGACCTGGCAGAAATTGTTAACACACAAGATCATTTGGAGTTCCTCCTTG ATATAATTCCACGAAAGATTCAAATTGctgaatatttagaaattttgaaGAAAGTTGAGAAACAGGAGGAAGACGAAAGACAAGAACTtgatatttaa